In Streptomyces canus, one DNA window encodes the following:
- a CDS encoding RluA family pseudouridine synthase, whose translation MRRRTPPPPSPLPQRDGVDPVRVRLPIGDAWATVRDHLMARLAAGAEVIDGLLEAGRIVDAAGRPVTRDMAYVPGMFVWFHRELPDEERVPFPIDVLYRDEHVVVADKPHFLATTPRGSHVAETALARLRRQLGIPTLGAAHRLDRLTAGLVMFTVRPEERGAYQSLFRDRQVAKEYEAVAPYDPALPLPRTLRSRIVKERGVLAAREIEGEPNAISRIELLEHRDERARYRLTPSTGQTHQLRVHMSALGVPILGDPLYPVVTDPIASGDFRRPLQLLARVLEFTDPVTGREHHFVSSRVLRAWSSYEEWAPG comes from the coding sequence ATGAGACGCCGTACACCGCCCCCGCCCTCTCCCCTGCCGCAGCGCGACGGGGTCGATCCGGTGCGAGTGCGGTTGCCGATCGGTGATGCTTGGGCGACCGTGCGGGATCACCTCATGGCGCGGCTCGCGGCCGGGGCCGAGGTGATCGACGGGTTGCTGGAGGCGGGGCGGATCGTGGATGCCGCCGGGCGTCCGGTGACCCGCGACATGGCGTACGTGCCGGGGATGTTCGTGTGGTTCCACCGGGAGCTGCCCGACGAGGAGCGGGTCCCCTTCCCGATCGACGTCCTCTATCGGGACGAACACGTCGTGGTGGCCGACAAGCCGCATTTCCTGGCCACCACCCCGCGCGGCAGCCACGTCGCCGAGACGGCCCTGGCACGGCTGCGCCGACAGCTGGGCATCCCCACGTTGGGCGCCGCACACCGGCTGGACCGACTGACGGCCGGCCTGGTGATGTTCACCGTGCGGCCCGAGGAACGCGGCGCCTATCAGTCGCTGTTCCGGGACAGACAGGTGGCGAAGGAGTACGAAGCGGTGGCCCCCTACGACCCGGCGCTGCCCCTGCCACGCACCCTGCGCAGCCGGATCGTCAAGGAACGCGGAGTCCTGGCGGCCCGGGAGATCGAGGGCGAGCCCAACGCGATCAGCCGGATCGAGTTGCTGGAGCACCGGGACGAGCGCGCCCGGTACCGACTGACGCCGAGCACCGGGCAGACGCATCAATTGCGGGTGCACATGAGCGCTCTGGGCGTGCCGATCCTCGGCGATCCCCTCTATCCGGTGGTCACCGACCCCATTGCGTCCGGCGACTTCCGGCGTCCGCTCCAACTGCTGGCACGGGTACTGGAGTTCACCGATCCGGTCACGGGACGCGAGCACCACTTCGTCAGCTCTCGCGTGCTGCGGGCGTGGTCCTCCTACGAGGAGTGGGCCCCCGGGTAG
- a CDS encoding GNAT family N-acetyltransferase, giving the protein MPYLTRSVLAPGALSSTVQPTLPTGDGLLLRPWRAEDAPAVHAAFQDPVMHQWHARAADSVDEVGGWIEEWREAWAQEKTAQWAVVDADTELLLGRVALREINLDDGQAEMAYWTTAEARGRGVAARATVVLSRWALDDIGFHRLELMHAVRNEASCRVATKTGFVLEGTKRSAVLHPDGWHDMHLHARVRGD; this is encoded by the coding sequence ATGCCGTACCTCACCCGCTCGGTCCTCGCGCCAGGCGCCCTCTCCAGCACCGTGCAACCCACCCTCCCCACCGGTGACGGTCTGCTCCTGCGCCCCTGGCGGGCCGAGGACGCGCCCGCGGTCCACGCCGCGTTCCAGGACCCGGTGATGCACCAGTGGCACGCCCGTGCCGCCGACTCCGTGGACGAGGTCGGCGGCTGGATCGAGGAGTGGCGGGAGGCCTGGGCCCAGGAGAAGACCGCTCAGTGGGCCGTGGTGGACGCGGACACCGAGCTGCTGCTCGGCCGGGTGGCGCTGCGAGAGATCAATCTCGACGACGGGCAGGCCGAGATGGCGTACTGGACGACCGCGGAGGCGCGTGGGCGGGGTGTCGCGGCGCGTGCCACGGTCGTCCTGTCCCGCTGGGCCCTCGACGACATCGGGTTCCATCGCCTCGAGCTCATGCACGCCGTCCGGAATGAGGCCTCGTGTCGTGTCGCGACCAAGACGGGCTTCGTTCTGGAAGGGACCAAGCGCAGTGCGGTCCTGCATCCGGACGGTTGGCATGACATGCATCTGCACGCGCGTGTCCGGGGTGACTGA